A region of Lycium barbarum isolate Lr01 chromosome 1, ASM1917538v2, whole genome shotgun sequence DNA encodes the following proteins:
- the LOC132610426 gene encoding uncharacterized protein LOC132610426, translated as MANQGEQEMRTLGETAEMLRDKVLQIEKHLQEIGRKIEEVDRLLEMRRDSKGNGGKQRSWIRSLVTDPQGESEPQQEASELVEEEEPKEEEEDPQNIEREESEPVDVGAEREEEPFGMFPEFAEFENESNEESDYYAPTNEGSKAALAPLPDKGKEKMNGTPKNRTELALRDRDTQDPQEVSSQKDVIATLLTAVTALQEKIARNEATNAGKDASTEERRPPPPFPSLSSTIPDHFPIYLPGTIPPPLSSTNLNYVGTYYRTPLPSKCTQVPGTTHSFPSY; from the exons ATGGCAAACCAAGGAGAACAAGAGATGCGAACTCTGGGAGAAACAGCAGAAATGTTGAGAGACAAAGTACTACAAATAGAGAAGCACCTCCAAGAGATAGGGAGGAAAATTGAAGAAGTGGACCGACTGCTTGAGATG AGAAGGGACTCCAAGGGGAATGGAGGAAAGCAAAGGAGCTGGATTAGATCATTGGTGACAGACCCACAAGGGGAGTCAGAGCCTCAACAGGAAGCCTCTGAACTAGTCGAAGAGGAAGAGCCCAAGGAAGAGGAAGAAGATCCTCAGAATATAGAGAGAGAGGAATCAGAACCCGTTGACGTGGGAGCTGAGAGGGAAGAAGAACCATTCGGGATGTTCCCGGAGTTCGCAGAGTTTGAGAATGAGTCAAATGAAGAATCTGACTATTATGCCCCGACCAACGAAGG ATCCAAAGCTGCATTAGCACCCCTCCCAGACAAAGGTAAAGAGAAAATGAATGGTACTCCCAAGAACAGAACTGAGCTCGCTCTTCGCGACAGGGATACCCAAGATCCGCAAGAAGTATCGTCCCAAAAAGATGTAATCGCGACACTGCTAACCGCCGTTACGGCTCTACAAGAAAAGATAGCACGGAATGAGGCAACGAATGCAGGCAAGGATGCCTCGACAGAGGAAAGAAGGCCTCCTCCTCCATTTCCTTCTCTGAGCTCGACAATACCCGATCACTTCCCCATATACCTGCCAGGAACCATCCCACCTCCACTGAGCTCCACCAATCTAAATTATGTTGGAACTTATTACCGCACTCCTCTCCCATCAAAATGCACTCAAGTCCCAGGGACCACCCACTCATTCCCTTCTTACTAG